In Streptomyces sp. NBC_01408, one DNA window encodes the following:
- a CDS encoding cytochrome c biogenesis CcdA family protein: MSEIGYLAALLGGLLALLSPCSALLLPAFFAYSIDSTSRLLARTGIFYAGLASTLVPLGAAGSYAGRFFHSNRDELVLAGGWLIIVLGCAQILGLGFASKRLSELSGRIRPTTALSVYALGAVYGLAGFCAGPILGSVLTVAAVSGSPVYGGLLLAVYALGMAVPLFVLALLWERFGLGRRRWLRGRAFTVGRLELHTTSLLSGLFFITLGVLFLVYDGASALPGLLDVDDSFAVEQRVRSLADGVPDVALLGLVAVAASAVGLVQWRRKARNTEAGGAAGAEE; this comes from the coding sequence GTGAGCGAGATCGGATACCTGGCCGCCCTGCTGGGCGGACTCCTCGCACTGCTCAGTCCGTGCAGCGCACTGCTGCTGCCCGCCTTCTTCGCCTACTCGATCGACTCCACCTCGCGGCTGCTCGCACGGACCGGGATCTTCTACGCCGGCCTCGCGAGCACCCTCGTACCGCTCGGGGCGGCCGGGTCGTACGCCGGGCGGTTCTTCCACAGCAACCGCGACGAGCTGGTGCTGGCGGGCGGCTGGCTGATCATCGTCCTCGGCTGCGCGCAGATCCTGGGCCTGGGCTTCGCCTCGAAGCGGCTCTCGGAGCTGTCGGGCAGGATCCGGCCGACGACTGCCCTGTCGGTGTACGCGCTCGGCGCGGTCTACGGGCTGGCGGGCTTCTGCGCCGGCCCGATCCTGGGCAGCGTCCTGACGGTGGCGGCGGTCAGCGGCAGCCCGGTCTACGGCGGCCTGCTGCTGGCCGTCTACGCCCTGGGGATGGCCGTACCGCTGTTCGTGCTGGCCCTGCTGTGGGAGCGGTTCGGGCTGGGCCGGCGGCGCTGGCTGCGCGGCCGGGCCTTCACGGTGGGCCGCCTCGAGCTGCACACCACCTCGCTGCTGTCCGGGCTGTTCTTCATCACCCTGGGCGTGCTGTTCCTGGTCTACGACGGGGCGAGCGCGCTGCCGGGGCTGCTGGACGTGGACGACTCGTTCGCCGTGGAGCAGCGGGTGCGCTCCCTCGCGGACGGGGTTCCGGACGTGGCGCTGCTCGGGCTGGTCGCGGTGGCGGCGTCGGCCGTCGGCCTGGTGCAGTGGCGCCGCAAGGCCCGGAACACGGAGGCCGGCGGGGCGGCCGGGGCGGAGGAGTAA
- a CDS encoding thioredoxin domain-containing protein: protein MSPSPSSSSSSSSSPSARKPLLISAGVALAAVTLGIVSWQATAPAEKGSGGSGGPSSSAAPRNDPAAGLKALARRESGDKLALGRADAPVVLIEYSDFKCGYCGKFARDTEPELVKKYVDEGTLRIEWRNFPIFGAESEAAAKAAWAAGQQDRFAQFHAAAYADGSKEKGFGEARLAELAREAGVPDLERFKADMAGEQAAAALKKDQEEGYRIGVTSTPSFLVNGKPIAGAQPFGAFASAIAQAKAAAKQ, encoded by the coding sequence ATGTCCCCTTCCCCTTCTTCTTCCTCCTCTTCTTCTTCCTCGCCCTCCGCCCGCAAGCCGCTCCTCATCTCCGCCGGCGTAGCCCTCGCCGCCGTCACCCTCGGCATCGTCTCCTGGCAGGCCACCGCCCCCGCCGAGAAGGGCTCCGGTGGCTCCGGCGGCCCTTCCTCCTCGGCCGCGCCCCGGAACGACCCCGCCGCCGGACTCAAGGCGCTGGCCCGCCGCGAATCCGGCGACAAGCTCGCCCTCGGCCGCGCCGACGCGCCCGTCGTGCTGATCGAGTACTCCGACTTCAAGTGCGGTTACTGCGGCAAGTTCGCCCGGGACACCGAACCCGAACTGGTGAAGAAGTACGTGGACGAGGGCACCCTGCGCATCGAGTGGCGCAACTTCCCGATCTTCGGCGCCGAATCCGAGGCCGCCGCCAAGGCCGCCTGGGCGGCGGGGCAGCAGGACCGCTTCGCGCAGTTCCACGCGGCCGCGTACGCCGACGGCTCGAAGGAGAAGGGCTTCGGCGAGGCCCGCCTGGCCGAGCTCGCACGAGAGGCAGGGGTGCCCGACCTGGAGCGCTTCAAGGCCGACATGGCCGGCGAGCAGGCCGCGGCTGCCCTGAAGAAGGACCAGGAGGAGGGCTACCGCATCGGCGTCACCTCCACCCCGTCCTTCCTGGTCAACGGCAAGCCGATCGCCGGCGCCCAGCCGTTCGGCGCCTTCGCCTCGGCCATCGCCCAGGCGAAGGCGGCGGCGAAGCAGTGA
- a CDS encoding metallopeptidase family protein, which yields MLEMTREEFEELVAEALDRIPPELTRLMDNVAVFVEDEPPADDPELLGLYEGTPLTDRGEWYAGVLPDRITIYRNPTLRMCEDRESVVAETEVTVVHEIAHHFGIDDDRLHELGYG from the coding sequence GTGCTGGAGATGACGCGCGAGGAGTTCGAAGAGCTCGTCGCAGAGGCCCTGGACCGCATCCCGCCGGAGCTGACGCGGCTGATGGACAACGTGGCGGTGTTCGTCGAGGACGAACCGCCCGCCGACGACCCCGAGCTCCTCGGCCTGTACGAGGGGACTCCGCTCACGGACCGCGGCGAGTGGTACGCCGGGGTGCTGCCCGACCGGATCACCATCTACCGCAATCCGACGTTGCGGATGTGCGAGGACCGGGAGAGCGTGGTCGCGGAGACGGAGGTCACCGTGGTGCACGAGATCGCCCACCACTTCGGGATCGACGACGACCGGCTGCACGAACTGGGCTACGGATGA